ttgaaaatcttctTGTTTCAACAATCATAAGGggtaaatatgtatgtgagaagctacccgccttattcttcaatttgtactacATCACATGTCACAGTAAATTAGAAGTttttactgaggcaaaagtagctacAGTAAATCAGAAATTTACCGATACAAAGGTAGCCACAGTAAATTAGAAGTTTACTGATATAAAAGTTTATtccatagtaaaccagaagtttactaaaaGATAGCACATGCCATTATAAACTAGAAGTTTTTATTTGCCATCTGGTTTAAATATGATGAGCTAATTGAGAATTCTAATAAGCATAtattgaagaactagaagattcttcaagaattctcttgtgttgcttgagctcataataaattgattataccagctaaagttgggactaagaccCCTGATTCTAAAATAtgtaaaaggtgaatatgggtccattcacctatcatgtgaaccacttataaatgcatatatgagatggttacatgggTGATTATTGTCAACCTgtagtttggcatttgaaattgcttttctcaaataagagcataattttcagattatgaaatcaagtcagttcatcttgataatgctggtttatatccaagccggtttagcattgaatacctcatattaatggctaaactattgcttatgagatgAAAGCTttatgtgttggtctaagattttctaaattacaTACATCatcacttgtatgcatcagaccaataatatatgataagtcctcccctcacaattggtttagcatcggaaaccaaatatttttactatctagtAACTTTTGATGTGttgtatatgattaatttctctaccataatgcacaaagataggtttcccaaagaagattggggatatatgttagtttttctaaTATTTGGGGGATGAAATAAGCAGCTAGAGAATATGCTATATGAattgaattatcattaatatgatcctcattcagaagataattcaagtcaaatgcagaagcatttgctgatccaaaattaaatatcatatttcagctgtaaatgctcctattaaaattaaagtccctaaAGGATAAACTTTACTACAAgcatgaagcgtagtaaaccgGTCGGTTCCATAGGTAACAATCTTAGAAAAAtcataggagcaaatgatcataatgaggagcaaatgagctctagaagagcccacgGCATAACATTtgatgaaactccagaagaagttcaggtacccaAAAATAAAGAAcatgatgagatctcaacaagttatgtcgcttaggaATTGATACAAAATAATCGTTaatgatatatttgatacaatatagtgcacaatattgtaaaagattgtgaaGATCGGACATGTAGTTCatacacctgaagatgtcatgccatttaacTGCAGGTCATAAcatatatgactcatttgatcaaatttatatgaagatccctgaaggatttaaaatgcttgaagcatataATTCAAATTATTGAGAAATGTACTCGATTAAACCATAAAAAATTATGTGTACGATTTAAAGAAATCCGGGCGCATCTGGTTtgatcgcctcagtgaatatttactgaaagaaggttacataaaaGATGTTAtctgtccatgtatttttataaaaaaaaatatcttcagaatttgttatatttgttatttatgttgatgacataaatcttgttggaactccagaagagctcaaaaagacaattgaatatcttaagaaagaatttgagatgaaagatcttagaaagataaaactttgtcttggtttGCAAAATGAATATTTTGCAGACGAAATCTTTAGCTATCAACCaacctatacagaaagggtcttaaaacgcttttacgtGGACAAagtgcacccattgagtacaccaatggctGTTCGCTTACTTGTAGTGAATAAGAATCCGTCCCGACCTCcaaaagaggatgaggaactccttggtcctgaaatgcCGTATCTCTGTGTAGTTGGTACActtaatgtatcttgctaatgccaCAAGTCCTGACATagtattttctgttaatttactagaaATATATAGCTTTTCTCATACACAAAGACATTGGAatgagattaagcatatattgtgatatttaaagggaactcttgatattagtttgttttatgctaacaaaggtagtgcagatcttgttggttatgcagatgcaggttatttatttgATCCCCATAAAActcgatctcaaaccggataCGTGTTCACATATGGAGATACTGTACATATAATGGCACTCcaaaagcaatctattgttgatACTTCTTCAATTAATGCTGAGATAATAACTATTCATGGAgtaagtagggaatgcgtatgattgagatcagtgattcattttattcgagaaaaatgtggtctGGAATGTGATagaagacccacaattttatatgaagacaatgttgcatgcatagcccaattgaaaggAGGATTTATAAAAGCACATGATCTTTAGAAAAACGGTGACATTagtgtgcaacaaatccgttcaagtaaAAATCAGGCAGATTTGTTCACCGAGTCTTTGCCAACTGCAACCTTCAAGAAGATGATATACAAGATTGAAATGCGAGACTTGAATATTTTAAATAAGGTTTTTCATcaaggggagtaaaatacgcgctgtattctttttcccttactaagatttttttcCATAAggtttttcttgtaaggtttttaataaggcagctagaaatgcgtattactaaatatgtatactctttttccttcactagaattttttccactagatttttcctagtaaggttttaatgaggcacattatcttttaataatCATCCAAGGGGAAgtgttataaaaatattatattgtggatgttcatttattacaccgctatagataatcttcttaaAGAAGATTATCcgtttagtactctattgaagtttatctacaagcagctgatgcaggcaggttgcaagtaactcaatgaaatgatttgcatcAGTTTCTTATTAAACAGACAGGTTGCGAGCAGCTCATGCAAACAACTTACAAGTAGCTCAAGAAAAGGCTCGCAACTGCTTCCTAAAAAgacttgcagctgcttcctgaaaagtctcgcaactgcttcctttcttctataaatagagaagttttcagttaattatgtacatcagtttgaaattgaataatatatcaatttctCTCCATATTTGTCTtcagtttatttactttacattctttattttataacattgaAGAGGTTCTTTGTACTTTTTTCAATTCAAAATTATGAATATATTACAATGTGAGATAAGTTGTCTTAGCAAgttgtcttttttctttttgtattggAAAGAAAGCAGATAATATAATACTTTCTCGGTCACAATTTATATGAATATTTTTGCGTTTCGAAATTTAAATTATGTGAACTTTGATCaactttttaaaatatatattatcatATTGACACGAAAAGAATTGCAACTTATAGTACTTTTCATataatttttgaatatttaaattttatttaaaatattgaGTGATCGATCTAATCCAATTTAGCTTTGAAGATTAGTAAATTAATTCTCGAAAATCCACTTGCAGCAAAGTATAGGAACAGAAATTAAGTAAATTAAAAATAAGATCCAAACCAAAATACTGACAAGAAGTTAATAGTTTCATTATCACTATATCATCACTACTCTTTTATTTAATAAGAGTATCTTTCAATCTCCATATAGTTTGAAAactaataagaagaaaaaaaaatctacAATTAATCATTATGATCTAGTTCCTGAATCATCAAAATATTTCCTTAAACACGAACGTAGAAGACCTAGGATCCCAATATAATCCAATCTCATCATCAACACTTAATCCTCGATCTTTATACAAATCCAAGCACACAAGTGCATAATCATCATTAGGCAACATCTCAAAATAATTATCATACTTCTTAGGGTTATTCTCTTCTGTAACATCCCATAAACTAACATTAACCTTGTGCCCTGACACTACAAGGTTAGCCATATCCAACGTCCAATATCGAAAAATATACTCGAAAACGTCAATAAAAGGCAGCACTAGCTTTCCGACGACCGCCTCGTCGTACGTGACGATTTTCTTGATTTGCCATGGATTTTTTAAATCAAGAACTGGAGGAGGGTATATGTCTCTTATTTCTATTAGCTGACGAGTTACTACCCACGGCGTGTTGCTAGCTTTGCATGCTTCTTCTTCTGCTTTTGATGGGATGAAATTGTAAAAGAATGTCTTCTTCATTATAATATGGAAGTATTTGATGAATTGATTGAATTCACATACAAAGAAATTGTGGTACAACGTTGAGAGCAAAGGTGTTTAGGATTTTATAGGGATGATTTTGTATTGATTTTGGAAATTTAAGGTACTAGGGAATGTTTTCCTAGTAAAATTGGGTTTCCTATTTTTACTCTGTATAGGAATATAGAATAAACAACTTATGTCGGTTTATGAAACTTTGCCTTGTATTATTACCATTTTACTACCATATTAACTATATAATAAGTGATCTTTTTGGTACGACGAAGGCTAGTTTCGTAATAACATTATTTCTTATAGGTATTTTGGTACTTGTGTTTCAACCCTTTTATTTCCCATTGGTGGACTCATTCGATTTGGGCATATCTTCTTCTTCGTCATTCTTTACTCTTTTTCATTCTCAGTTCCTTCCTGGTCTCTTCACTCATCTCATCGCCTGCTTCTATTGTTGTCTTTGGGTTCTGTAATTTTTAGGTGCAAATAAACGGCCATCTGTAACTCTAGAAGTTTCTTCACTTTCTTTTATCTTCATTTTCCTCCTACCTATCTCTTTTTCTCTTCAAATTTTAGTGTCCTCTCACTTTATATCCCTTTTTGTATTTTCCATTGAGTTTTATAGTATTCTGGTGAGTATTTTGTGTTTTGTATTTTCCTTTGTCCTTTTTCATTTTAAACGTGTCCATTAATAAACAACACCCAACTTGCTCTTCTTCTCCCTTGTAATCTGAAAgcatttttcttctctttctttctctTGTGGTGGGTGGTTGTCCGTTTGATTCTTAGCTTTGTGTTATTTTGTAAAGTTAGCAGCGTCTTTTCGGATTTTTTTTGATTTACAGAAGCATAACTTATAAACTCAAATATTACAGTCAAGAAAAGGGAGGGGAAGTCCTTTTCTTTGTGGGGGAAATGCATCAATCGACGAGATATATTTTCCTAAAACTTCTCCTGGCTTAAACATAACATGCATGTGGCTATTTTTTTGTGAATTTAGGTTTGTCGATGTAGCGATTTCTGTATTTATCTTTTTCGATTCTATTTAATGTGATACTGACTACCTTTTCGtttcctcttatttgagttatgcTTTACTCTGCACCGCCGCATCTTATGGGGTAGGCGTCTAGAAAAGATTGGAGTAAAGGGTGCTTTCCCCTACAAATTGGCTGAAAGTGATGTCGGACTGGTGGAGGATTTTGTTGAAATCTACCACAACGGCATACGATATGTAAAAATTGTTCTTTTGCAATTCTAATTTGTGATAAGTTATGGTTGCAATGCGTTCATTGATTCCATCCATGACTAACAAAGATTAATTGCATTTGCTTATTTCTAATCTCTATTGCAGGCAGTGGCTTGCCTTCAGGAAAAATTAAAAAGCTTTTAGGAATATAAGTTCCTCCATTGCATAATTTGGAACACAGGTA
The DNA window shown above is from Nicotiana tomentosiformis chromosome 8, ASM39032v3, whole genome shotgun sequence and carries:
- the LOC138897112 gene encoding B3 domain-containing protein At5g26805-like, whose protein sequence is MKKTFFYNFIPSKAEEEACKASNTPWVVTRQLIEIRDIYPPPVLDLKNPWQIKKIVTYDEAVVGKLVLPFIDVFEYIFRYWTLDMANLVVSGHKVNVSLWDVTEENNPKKYDNYFEMLPNDDYALVCLDLYKDRGLSVDDEIGLYWDPRSSTFVFKEIF